One Granulicella sp. 5B5 DNA window includes the following coding sequences:
- a CDS encoding leucyl aminopeptidase, with the protein MNISFQLQDAATFATPLLAVFAVDIATGPAEQPSPALLSTSDAPAAVASPWLTSGEFKAALGETLLLHAPHGIKAERLLVIGVGKLSALSIHQLRKGAGVAVRTAKARALTGLAIAFPDDMALADEHMDALPGELTARAITEGTILADFEVDTYRSDRKDSPLTAVTILYNDPERSTQAHLQQGFHEGRILAESQNFARSLVNEPGNILTPTELGRRAAAMAAETGLACEVHSTDKLKELGMGAFLAVTQGSPEPPALIVLRYEPENAPVSPSEEAAPVLALVGKGITFDTGGISIKPADSMEKMKYDMAGSAAMLGAMRAIALLKPTIRVLCVVCSAENMPDGRAYKPGDVVTAMSGKTIEIINTDAEGRLVLADGLHYARTLGATHLIDAATLTGAIGVALGLLNAGLFSNDDETTQRFLDALPTTGEQFWRMPCTDDYRDQIKSPIADIRNTGATRYGGAITAAMFLKEFVGEAPNLPAAKWIHLDIAGTAWSDEPQPWISRGPTGTAVRSITDWARSYAN; encoded by the coding sequence GTGAACATCTCCTTCCAGCTCCAGGATGCGGCCACCTTCGCCACGCCGCTGCTCGCGGTCTTCGCCGTCGATATTGCCACCGGCCCCGCCGAACAGCCATCGCCCGCCTTGCTCTCCACCTCGGACGCCCCCGCGGCCGTCGCCTCGCCCTGGCTCACCTCCGGCGAGTTCAAGGCAGCCCTCGGCGAGACGCTCCTTCTTCACGCCCCGCACGGCATCAAGGCCGAGCGCCTCCTCGTCATTGGCGTTGGCAAGCTGTCCGCTCTCAGCATCCATCAGCTCCGCAAGGGTGCCGGCGTCGCCGTTCGCACAGCCAAGGCACGCGCCCTCACCGGCCTCGCCATCGCCTTCCCCGACGACATGGCCCTGGCCGACGAGCACATGGATGCCCTCCCCGGCGAGCTCACCGCCCGCGCCATCACCGAAGGCACCATCCTCGCCGACTTCGAGGTCGACACCTACCGCTCCGACCGCAAGGACAGCCCACTCACCGCCGTCACCATCCTCTACAACGACCCCGAGCGCTCCACCCAGGCCCACCTCCAGCAGGGCTTCCACGAAGGCCGCATCCTCGCCGAAAGCCAGAACTTCGCCCGCTCCCTGGTCAACGAGCCCGGCAACATCCTCACCCCCACCGAGCTCGGCCGCCGCGCCGCTGCCATGGCTGCCGAAACCGGCCTCGCCTGCGAGGTCCACTCCACCGACAAGCTCAAAGAGCTAGGCATGGGTGCCTTCCTCGCCGTCACCCAGGGCTCACCCGAGCCCCCCGCACTCATCGTCCTCCGCTACGAACCAGAAAACGCTCCCGTCAGTCCTTCAGAAGAAGCGGCACCCGTCCTCGCCCTGGTCGGCAAAGGCATCACCTTCGACACCGGCGGCATCTCCATCAAGCCCGCCGACAGCATGGAGAAGATGAAGTACGATATGGCCGGCTCAGCCGCCATGCTCGGCGCCATGCGCGCCATCGCCCTCCTCAAGCCCACCATCCGCGTCCTCTGCGTCGTCTGCTCGGCGGAAAACATGCCCGACGGCCGCGCCTACAAGCCCGGCGACGTCGTCACCGCCATGTCCGGCAAGACCATCGAGATCATCAACACTGACGCCGAAGGCCGCCTCGTCCTCGCCGACGGCCTCCACTACGCCCGCACCCTCGGCGCCACCCACCTCATCGACGCCGCCACCCTCACCGGAGCCATCGGCGTCGCCCTCGGCCTCCTCAACGCCGGCCTCTTCTCCAACGACGACGAGACCACCCAACGCTTCCTCGACGCACTCCCCACCACCGGCGAGCAGTTCTGGCGCATGCCCTGCACCGACGACTACCGCGACCAGATCAAGTCCCCAATCGCCGACATCCGCAACACCGGCGCCACCCGCTACGGCGGAGCCATCACCGCCGCCATGTTCCTCAAAGAATTCGTCGGCGAAGCCCCCAACCTCCCCGCCGCAAAATGGATTCACCTCGACATCGCCGGCACCGCCTGGTCCGACGAACCCCAGCCCTGGATCTCCCGCGGCCCCACCGGCACAGCCGTCCGCAGCATCACCGACTGGGCCCGCTCCTATGCAAATTAA
- the smpB gene encoding SsrA-binding protein SmpB, producing MSRSLSNPTVPTATAKPAARAKDRDPVAAGVRDAAFNRSASFNYFLSDRFEAGVALRGTEVKSIREGKANLKDAYGLLKDGECFLLNAHIGPFSHGNAMNHDSLRTRKLLLHKREIHKLEGLTKQKGYTLIPVKLYFRQGRVKCEIALAKGKQDWDKRESERTREADREAKSAIARSQRR from the coding sequence GTGTCTCGTTCTCTCTCCAATCCGACCGTTCCCACCGCCACCGCGAAGCCAGCCGCTCGCGCCAAGGACCGCGACCCCGTCGCTGCCGGCGTACGCGACGCCGCCTTCAATCGCTCTGCGAGCTTCAACTACTTCCTCTCCGACCGATTTGAGGCTGGCGTCGCCCTCCGCGGCACCGAGGTCAAGTCCATCCGCGAAGGCAAGGCCAATCTCAAGGACGCCTACGGCCTGCTCAAGGACGGTGAGTGCTTCCTCCTCAACGCCCACATCGGCCCCTTTTCGCACGGCAACGCCATGAACCACGACTCCCTCCGCACACGAAAACTCTTGCTCCACAAACGGGAGATCCATAAGCTCGAAGGTCTGACGAAACAAAAGGGTTACACGCTCATCCCCGTCAAGCTGTACTTCCGCCAGGGCCGCGTCAAGTGTGAGATTGCCCTCGCCAAAGGCAAACAGGACTGGGACAAGCGCGAATCGGAACGCACCCGCGAGGCCGACCGTGAAGCAAAATCGGCCATCGCCAGGAGCCAGCGACGGTAG
- a CDS encoding cohesin domain-containing protein has protein sequence MRVGRSGLQGDNAVPAVAGLGAFGLSAFGVNAKGMMRQGVGALALLSLAAALGVGLAPQAQAQSAGTWNKRGQNAEAREDYDAAFEAYRQAHLKKPKDLRYKTHYERLKFEAGNMHVDRGRVLRQSGDITGAINEFARAIQIDPGNEAAAQELQLTEKQRPAQGPGPAGAAGAPAGPTAGTPLVPGVDEQTPYQRKVQRDIDSMAGPVELKPVSNDPITLHMMEDSKVVYQAIGKAAGLNVIFDPEYQSKRIPVDLTGVSLPDALRIVGTLSGTFYKPVTANTIFVAQNNRTKRQELDDLAVQVFYLTNVSQQNDANEILVALRNLMDPSVKLYLVASQDAIVVRATPAELTLAEKLVNDLDRVRPEVVIDVAVLEVSRQLERNLGITLPTSFGLTPQASNLNVTQDSTSTTTSTTSTGSTSTSNTQTGVTLNTLAHLNATNFAVSITGGTLNALLSDSDTRVLQNPRIRATDGQRASLKIGSKIPVATGSYSAGAAVTTASLGVQTQFTYLDVGVNIDITPTVHYDREVSLKMKIEVSSQDGSVTISGVTEPIIAQKVSDQTIQLKDGEPAILSGLVQQQDTKAISGTPGLGELPILKYFFSSQDKTTQTDELVFLVIPHIVRESILTDENTRQIYTGTSQAVELRYQNPAKQVAADAAADAGATPTQETSAANAASAMIGKIAADAHPLPVPGMTGGNSATGAAAAANAMVTPVKFQVMPLASNQTVGATFQIAVTTNNAHDLASVPMQLQFDPKVLQLVNVDDNGTAGLLGKDGQAVTTVHRDDGTGGVTVSETRPPGAKGMDGQGTICTLTFKAIAAGDTPIALVRIGAKDSRQNNLPAVGSQAIVHVK, from the coding sequence ATGAGAGTGGGCCGAAGCGGCCTGCAGGGTGACAACGCAGTGCCGGCTGTGGCCGGGCTGGGAGCTTTCGGCTTGAGTGCTTTTGGGGTAAATGCAAAGGGCATGATGCGGCAGGGTGTGGGCGCGCTGGCGCTGCTATCGCTGGCGGCGGCGCTGGGTGTGGGGCTGGCTCCGCAAGCGCAGGCACAGAGTGCGGGAACCTGGAACAAGCGCGGGCAGAACGCAGAGGCCCGCGAGGACTACGACGCGGCGTTTGAGGCCTATCGACAGGCGCATCTGAAGAAACCGAAGGACCTGCGCTACAAGACACACTATGAACGGCTGAAGTTCGAGGCTGGGAACATGCACGTGGACCGCGGGCGGGTACTGCGGCAGTCGGGCGATATTACGGGCGCGATCAACGAGTTTGCGCGGGCGATTCAGATCGATCCGGGCAACGAGGCGGCGGCGCAGGAGCTGCAGTTGACCGAAAAGCAGCGGCCAGCGCAAGGGCCGGGGCCGGCTGGCGCGGCTGGTGCTCCAGCAGGGCCGACGGCGGGCACGCCGCTGGTGCCGGGCGTGGACGAGCAGACGCCGTACCAGCGAAAGGTGCAGCGGGACATCGACTCGATGGCCGGTCCGGTGGAGCTGAAGCCGGTGTCGAACGACCCGATTACGCTGCATATGATGGAGGACTCGAAGGTCGTCTATCAGGCGATTGGGAAGGCGGCGGGGTTAAATGTCATCTTTGACCCGGAATACCAGTCGAAGCGCATTCCGGTGGACCTGACGGGCGTCTCTTTACCGGACGCCCTGAGAATTGTTGGGACCCTGAGTGGGACGTTTTACAAGCCGGTGACGGCGAACACGATCTTTGTGGCGCAGAACAACCGCACCAAGCGGCAAGAACTGGATGACCTGGCGGTGCAGGTTTTTTACCTGACCAATGTGTCGCAGCAGAACGATGCGAACGAGATCCTGGTGGCGCTGCGAAACCTGATGGACCCGAGCGTGAAGCTGTACCTGGTGGCGAGCCAGGACGCGATTGTGGTGCGCGCGACCCCGGCAGAGCTGACGTTGGCCGAGAAGCTGGTCAACGACCTGGACCGCGTGCGTCCGGAAGTGGTGATCGATGTGGCGGTGCTGGAGGTGAGCCGGCAGCTGGAGCGGAACCTGGGTATTACGCTGCCGACGAGCTTTGGGTTGACCCCGCAGGCGAGCAACCTCAATGTGACCCAGGATTCGACGAGCACGACGACGTCGACCACATCGACGGGTTCGACATCGACGTCGAACACCCAGACAGGCGTGACGCTGAATACGCTGGCGCACCTGAATGCGACGAACTTCGCGGTGTCGATCACGGGCGGCACGTTGAATGCGCTGCTGTCGGACTCGGACACGCGCGTGCTGCAGAACCCGCGCATCCGTGCGACAGACGGGCAGCGGGCATCGCTGAAGATCGGTTCGAAGATCCCGGTGGCGACGGGTTCGTACTCGGCCGGTGCGGCGGTGACGACGGCGTCGCTGGGTGTGCAGACGCAGTTCACGTATCTGGATGTGGGCGTGAACATCGACATTACGCCGACGGTGCACTATGACCGCGAGGTCTCGCTGAAGATGAAGATCGAGGTATCGAGCCAGGACGGCTCGGTGACGATCTCGGGTGTGACGGAACCAATCATTGCGCAGAAGGTGAGCGACCAGACGATCCAGCTGAAGGACGGCGAGCCGGCGATCCTGTCGGGACTGGTGCAGCAGCAGGATACGAAGGCGATCAGCGGCACACCCGGCCTGGGCGAGCTACCGATCCTGAAGTACTTCTTCTCGTCGCAGGACAAGACGACGCAGACCGATGAGCTTGTGTTCCTGGTGATTCCGCACATTGTGCGCGAGTCGATTTTGACGGACGAGAACACGCGGCAGATCTATACAGGTACGAGCCAGGCTGTGGAGCTTCGGTACCAGAACCCCGCAAAGCAGGTAGCTGCTGACGCAGCGGCGGATGCGGGCGCTACGCCAACGCAGGAGACCTCGGCTGCAAATGCGGCTTCGGCGATGATCGGGAAGATTGCAGCAGATGCACACCCGCTGCCGGTACCGGGGATGACGGGCGGCAACTCGGCGACAGGCGCTGCGGCTGCGGCCAATGCGATGGTGACGCCGGTGAAGTTCCAGGTGATGCCGCTTGCTTCGAACCAGACAGTAGGGGCGACGTTCCAGATTGCAGTGACGACAAACAACGCGCATGATCTGGCGAGTGTGCCGATGCAGTTGCAGTTCGATCCGAAGGTGCTGCAACTAGTGAACGTGGACGATAACGGCACGGCCGGGCTGCTGGGCAAGGACGGCCAGGCGGTGACGACGGTGCATCGCGATGACGGCACGGGCGGTGTGACGGTGTCCGAGACGAGGCCGCCGGGCGCGAAGGGCATGGACGGGCAGGGTACGATCTGCACGCTGACGTTCAAGGCCATTGCGGCAGGCGATACGCCGATTGCGTTGGTCCGTATAGGCGCCAAGGACAGCCGGCAGAACAATCTACCGGCTGTCGGGTCGCAGGCGATTGTGCATGTGAAGTGA
- a CDS encoding type II secretion system protein: MGSEAGVTLTELIIVIAVLSILATMALPAVKIEVKRRKERELRRDLWMMRDAIDRYKDVADLGGIQTKADSNNYPPDLQTLVDGVDVKDKRMRFLRSIPTDPMTGNTDWGLRSNQDEPDSDSFGGQNVFDVYSKSDGTGLDGTKYNTW, translated from the coding sequence TTGGGCTCCGAGGCCGGAGTCACGCTGACGGAGCTGATCATCGTGATCGCGGTGTTGTCGATCCTTGCTACGATGGCGCTGCCCGCGGTGAAGATCGAGGTGAAGCGGCGGAAAGAGCGCGAGCTGCGCCGCGACCTCTGGATGATGCGGGACGCGATCGACCGGTATAAGGATGTCGCGGACCTGGGCGGCATCCAGACGAAGGCGGACTCCAACAACTATCCACCGGACCTGCAGACGCTGGTGGATGGCGTGGATGTGAAGGACAAACGGATGCGGTTTCTGCGGTCGATTCCGACAGACCCGATGACGGGGAACACGGACTGGGGGCTGCGGTCGAACCAGGACGAGCCGGATTCGGACAGCTTCGGCGGGCAGAACGTCTTCGATGTGTACAGCAAGAGCGATGGAACGGGGTTGGACGGGACGAAGTACAACACTTGGTGA
- a CDS encoding type II secretion system protein, translated as MARRRMRGVKAKNSERQGEGGFTLMELMIVMAIIGILVSIAVPIYVRVVKSAKEAALREDLYTMRTAINSYTIDKEKAPQSLDDLVQSGYLKSIPVDPTTSRADTWMTGQSDTMIDINETEGGIDDVHSGSQGIANDGTTYNTW; from the coding sequence GTGGCGAGGCGGCGTATGCGCGGTGTGAAGGCGAAAAACTCGGAGCGGCAGGGCGAGGGCGGCTTTACGCTGATGGAGTTGATGATCGTGATGGCGATCATTGGCATCCTTGTGTCGATTGCTGTGCCGATCTATGTGCGCGTGGTGAAGTCGGCCAAAGAGGCTGCGCTGCGCGAGGACCTGTATACGATGCGGACGGCGATCAACAGCTACACGATCGACAAGGAGAAGGCGCCGCAGTCGCTGGATGACCTGGTGCAGTCGGGATACCTGAAGTCGATTCCAGTGGACCCGACGACGAGCCGGGCGGACACGTGGATGACGGGCCAGTCAGACACGATGATCGACATCAACGAGACCGAGGGTGGGATCGACGATGTGCACTCGGGTTCGCAGGGGATTGCGAACGATGGGACGACGTATAATACTTGGTAA
- a CDS encoding M48 family metallopeptidase: MRTLAFAILFALSAPAAVLAQQSQQPAATPASQTDSSTAPQSTGSATPSTASSSGPTMGRRDDSDVQTAPAGNTQAAQASSQTTPNAAKDKDAAKDVTQTATTDAGKDAKDAAKSQNVALAKNDAPGSEKADAIPSPGEELDPHIKKGSEDDVNAVGQRNIGGRGMGNWYSTNWEIGTGKQYSMEIEKSSHLITDPVVVEYVNRIGQNLVKNSDSKVPFTIKVLDTDEINAMALPGGFFYVNSGLILACDSEDELAGVMAHEIAHVAAHHAAREMTKLNYMQIGSIPLMIFTEGTWTGYGIYEASQLAIPLTFLQFSREYEAEADYLGVQYAYRAGYDPQGMVSIFEKLDALEKHKPGAISKAFSDHPATPDRIAAVEQEIATILPARPDYLVTTSEFDQVKARLARIQNKRGTGDKKGGNKPTLRRTSSTNNDPNAPNGGSDQPTLGRRN, translated from the coding sequence ATGCGCACACTCGCCTTCGCGATATTGTTTGCCTTGAGTGCCCCTGCGGCGGTGCTGGCGCAGCAGAGCCAGCAGCCGGCAGCGACGCCCGCGAGCCAGACGGATAGCTCGACCGCACCGCAGTCGACGGGTTCCGCGACACCATCGACAGCGTCCAGCAGTGGTCCGACGATGGGCCGCCGAGACGACAGCGACGTGCAGACTGCGCCAGCAGGCAACACGCAGGCTGCGCAGGCGAGTAGCCAGACGACTCCAAATGCCGCGAAAGATAAAGATGCTGCGAAGGACGTGACGCAGACGGCCACGACTGATGCGGGCAAGGACGCGAAGGACGCGGCCAAGAGCCAGAACGTGGCGCTGGCGAAGAACGATGCGCCGGGTTCGGAGAAGGCGGATGCAATTCCTTCGCCGGGTGAAGAGCTGGACCCCCACATCAAGAAGGGTTCCGAGGACGATGTGAACGCGGTGGGACAGCGGAACATCGGCGGCCGCGGGATGGGGAACTGGTACTCGACGAACTGGGAGATCGGGACGGGCAAGCAGTACTCGATGGAGATTGAGAAGTCGTCGCACCTGATTACGGACCCGGTGGTGGTGGAGTATGTGAACCGGATTGGGCAGAACCTGGTGAAGAACTCGGATTCGAAGGTGCCGTTCACGATCAAGGTGCTGGATACGGACGAGATCAATGCGATGGCGCTGCCGGGCGGGTTCTTCTATGTGAACTCGGGGCTGATTTTGGCGTGCGATTCGGAAGACGAGCTGGCGGGCGTGATGGCGCATGAGATTGCCCATGTGGCCGCGCATCATGCAGCCCGCGAGATGACCAAGCTGAACTACATGCAGATTGGGTCGATCCCGCTGATGATCTTTACCGAGGGCACGTGGACGGGGTATGGAATCTACGAGGCGTCGCAGCTGGCGATCCCGCTGACGTTCCTGCAGTTCAGCCGCGAGTATGAGGCGGAGGCGGATTACCTGGGCGTGCAGTATGCGTATCGCGCAGGGTATGACCCGCAGGGCATGGTGTCGATCTTTGAGAAACTGGATGCGCTGGAGAAGCACAAGCCGGGTGCGATCTCGAAGGCGTTCAGCGACCATCCGGCGACTCCGGACCGCATTGCGGCGGTGGAGCAGGAGATTGCGACGATCCTGCCGGCACGGCCGGACTACCTGGTGACGACCTCGGAGTTCGACCAAGTAAAGGCGCGGCTGGCGCGCATCCAGAACAAACGCGGCACGGGCGACAAGAAGGGTGGCAACAAGCCTACGCTGCGGCGGACGAGCTCGACGAATAACGATCCGAATGCGCCGAACGGTGGCAGCGATCAGCCGACGCTGGGGAGAAGGAATTAG